The following are encoded together in the Lathyrus oleraceus cultivar Zhongwan6 chromosome 3, CAAS_Psat_ZW6_1.0, whole genome shotgun sequence genome:
- the LOC127126155 gene encoding cyclin-P3-1 → MGTLALEPDDVSSDIYLSLGLKDIDKGVGVPRVLSLLSSLLERSVQRNEMLIEGKRIEDVVTVFHGLRAPALSVRKYIERIFKYSSCSPSCFVVAHVYVDRFIQRTEIKLTSLNVHRLLITSIMLAAKFIDDAFFNNAYYAKVGGVSTSELNRLELSFLFGIDFRLQVSVDTFGRYCLQLEKEGSETLQIERPMQACRIKESWSNKDEPPCASTIARW, encoded by the exons ATGGGGACTCTGGCGCTTGAACCCGATGATGTAAGCTCGGATATATACCTTTCGTTGGGCCTTAAAGATATCGATAAAGGTGTTGGAGTTCCACGAGTTTTGTCGCTTCTCTCTTCACTTCTTGAGAGATCAGTTCAGAGAAATGAAATGCTGATTGAAGGAAAACGTATAGAAGATGTTGTTACAGTTTTTCACGGTTTAAGAGCGCCTGCTCTGAGTGTTCGTAAGTACATTGAACGAATCTTTAAGTACTCGAGTTGCAGCCCGTCGTGTTTTGTTGTCGCGCATGTATATGTGGATAGATTTATTCAGCGCACAGAGATCAAATTGACATCGCTTAATGTCCATCGGCTTCTCATAACCAGCATTATGCTAGCGGCAAAGTTTATCGATGACGC ATTCTTCAACAATGCTTACTATGCTAAAGTTGGAGGAGTAAGTACTTCTGAATTGAACAGATTGGAATTGAGCTTTTTGTTTGGTATAGATTTTAGGCTTCAGGTTAGTGTAGACACTTTTGGAAGATATTGTTTGCAATTGGAGAAGGAAGGTTCAGAAACACTTCAAATTGAAAGGCCAATGCAGGCTTGTAGAATTAAAGAAAGTTGGTCGAACAAAGATGAGCCTCCATGTGCTTCCACAATTGCAAGATGGTAG